TATATATATATATGACTTGAACAGCCTATGTAGTTGGTGAACAAGAAGGCCTAATAGCAGAGAAGGCATTCTTCATGGGCGAGACACTAAGGGTGGGCACACATTTGGATATCGAATCTGAGCTAAATCTGATCAAAGAGACCAGGAGAGAACTAAGAGATGCTGGTTCCACGGAGAAAGATGAGAGGAAAGTCATGGAGAAACTTGGCCTCAAGAGGTCAGGCATAGGAAACTTTACAAAAAGGAAAACAACAACATACTTAAGCATTCATACTCTTTTCTGCTGTTGATGCATTTGTCTCATGCTTATGCACCAATGAATGAAGGGCACGAAACTTTGGGTGGCCAAACACCTATGTCTTCACTAAGGCaatgggggagatgatgatgggGCTCTTGCGAGGGGACTTTCCAGTGGTCATCATCCGCCCGAGCATCATAACCAGTACACTCAAGGAGCCATTGCCTGGATGGATGGAAGGAATTAGGTGTTGGAACTCAAAATTGAATTCTTGATCCTTCACAAGGACAGTGAATGATTATTGAGCATTTTTATATTTTGCAGGACCATCGACGCAGTGATCATGGGTTATGCCAAGAAGACCTTACCATTCTTTCTAGGCAACCTTGATTTAATACTCGACATGGTGAGTTTGTTCACAAATCATAAACCAAAATTTGGAAGGAAACATGCCCAAGGAACCATTTGACGAGCTATATGTGATGTGTTGTTGGTATTGGTGGGTGGTTTGGACAGATTCCGGGGGACATGGTGGTGAATGCTATGATGGTTGCCATGGCAGCACACTCAGATGATCAAAAAGGTCAGATCATCTACAACGTAACTTCGTCAGTAAGCAACCCAGCACCCTCAGGCCTAGTCATAGATGCAATGCACCGTTACTTCTTTGAGAACCCGCCATGCAAAGGGAACGGTGGGCGTGTTCGGCTGAAGAAAATGCGATTCTTTAGCATGCTCACGCAGTTGAGATTGTACATGGCCATCAAGTACAAGCTTCCCCTCGAGGTCAGTTCACCATCTCAACGTGCAAGAGTTGATTTTGCAGATGCCACATGAATGTAATTAATGTTATGTGCCTTTCTACGATTGGCGTGATAGATGCTTCGCCTAGTGAGCATCGCACTCTGCGGCATTTTCTCAGAATGCTACAACAAGCTCAATGGAAAATACAGTTTCATCATGCAGATGATCGAGCTCCACGCACCATACACCTTGTTCAAAGGGTGGTAAGCAACTTAAAAACGTGTCAAAATGTTATTTTGGTTTACTTTGGCAATTACACAGTACATCACCGTGTCCAGTTACATATCAAGATGCACACCACCATTAAAATCCTGTTACTTGACTTGATTTTATCAATCCTGTGAAGCTTTGAAGACACGAACTTGGTGAAGCTAAGGACGACGATGAATAAGGACGATCAAATTAACAATGGAGCATATTACTTTGACTTTGATCCCAAGTCCATAAACTGGGTTGATTATTTCTATGGTGTACACATTCCTGGTGTGCTTAAATATTGTATTTAACTAGCCAAATTTCCAGCAAGTTAAACCTCTTGTAGGGGCTATCATATcaagtatcatgcatgccaactactaGACAACTTGGCTGACATGTCATACaattaaataaagaaagagagatttGGGTATCATATCATGATGTACTACTATGTGTCAACCAAAACATATAAAATACTAACTTGTGATACTATACACTATGAGGTattatcatacactagtatcatatactagtgtatgatacttcCCACTACGAGCAGCCTTACCCCGGAAATACAACAATTGTACTATGCTTCCCATGCAACTCTTATGAACATGTATTGTACTCCCTTTGTTATGCAACTATCCGGAGTATGTTTGCAAATGTACTGCACGGAAATGAGGGTAGTATTTTCTGAAAAGGAGCATATTaagtcagtggcggagctagcCAATCAATGGAGCCGGGGCAAAATACAAAGGGATGTGGTTCATGGGCATTTGCCCACTAAAACTGATGATTAATTCTTCATCTTCTTCTATAATCAAAAAGGAGTTTCTAGGCAGAGCCCGGGCA
This Triticum aestivum cultivar Chinese Spring unplaced genomic scaffold, IWGSC CS RefSeq v2.1 scaffold182527, whole genome shotgun sequence DNA region includes the following protein-coding sequences:
- the LOC123176539 gene encoding probable fatty acyl-CoA reductase 4, producing the protein TAYVVGEQEGLIAEKAFFMGETLRVGTHLDIESELNLIKETRRELRDAGSTEKDERKVMEKLGLKRARNFGWPNTYVFTKAMGEMMMGLLRGDFPVVIIRPSIITSTLKEPLPGWMEGIRTIDAVIMGYAKKTLPFFLGNLDLILDMIPGDMVVNAMMVAMAAHSDDQKGQIIYNVTSSVSNPAPSGLVIDAMHRYFFENPPCKGNGGRVRLKKMRFFSMLTQLRLYMAIKYKLPLEMLRLVSIALCGIFSECYNKLNGKYSFIMQMIELHAPYTLFKGCFEDTNLVKLRTTMNKDDQINNGAYYFDFDPKSINWVDYFYGVHIPGVLKYCI